ATTCCCTACTGAGATCCCCAAGCAGGTCACGTCTTGACACAAAGGCTTCATTTGTCCGTCATAAGCCAAAgctaaaggctttttttttttttttttttttttttttttctcctttccttttttccccccatcctTTTACTTTCTCTCCTACAGTAGGAATGAAGccgattttttttattttttttttaagtaacaaaaacttttatattttttttttttgagtgtgtgtataaatattttaagtgtTCATTAAAAGTTTAGAATTCCACGGGGAGTTTGGAGCAGTCAGTAGTTGCACAATCACTCCGTTGAAAGAGGAGATTTAGGCTGCATTAAGCGTTTGACACATTGTAATGACTGCTAAGGTTGTTTGGCAGTGTTTTGCAAGTGGGGGGTTGGGACTCCAAGAATACCCCTAGGGCTTTGGATAGTCGTGCAATCAAACAACACGAACGTGGCAAAATGTTATCTtgcaatttatttttgcatgggAACGGATACCTGCATTATCATCTTGGAGGGCCTCGCATTATAGAAGTATTTTGAGGTCAAGatgtacttaaagggacagtaaaacACTGAAAAATAAACCTCATTCCCAGATTAGAGCTATGAATCCTGAAACCACACATAAAGATGCTTAAAAGGGACCGGTGTTTAGGTTGCCTTCCGTAATTCTATTTGCGCCGTCTGAAAAGTCTTACAAGGAGCTTCATGTATAGGTTTTGAGAGTTAaggtagacttttttttttgtgtttatttttgttgcagTACTCCAAATCTTATACGATCTCTGATATCATCATCAAATGTCTTTCCATCATGGACCGTTATCTTTTCTCACGGACAAAGCCTTGTTGCAGCTTCAGTAGAGTTTTCCTAATTCGTTCATTAGGGTCTTCAAGGAAGACCTCCCCATGCCACCCATCCGTATCGTGTCCTGTTTGTAGAACTGGTGGCACAGGCCTTTCTACCGTctctgatgacatcatactgatctGTATGGAAAGCTGAAGTGGCTTTCTGCTTTATAAATGAGTTTTTATTAGCAATACTGCatttatactttttgtttttggagcAAGATATACTGCCTACAACTCCATGCATGAAAAGGCTACTTTTTGGACCAGACTTGTATCGCTGAAATAGGCAAACATTTTCACCAGGGCCTTTTTAAAGATGATTATAAAGTCTCAGAATATAGTTAATGAGTAATAAATACTAGGCTTTTACATCATTATGTTTGACTAGGAGTCCAAGGCTGTTCAAAAAacggaagactagatgggcccaatggttcttatctgccatagaATTCTACGGAAGTCTTTAGAATCCAGTTGATATTTATGGTTATTGAGGGATgagctataataaaatatgaaatgatAGAGCCTTCGTCTCTATGAAATTCCCACCTATCCTAAAGTTATGGATCACATGATCAGTCACTTTGTTCCGACGTAAAATAAacttgtcttctttttttttatgtttatttagcattttacGTTTATTGAGTTTCCCCCCCAGACCATTTTTGCTCATttccgcaccccccccccaaaaaaaaataatggaaaaacacTTGACATCCTGTCTGCTTTTATAATGGAATCCTAGCCATGTTCTTGAATATCCTCACCATTTCCAGGTGTGGCTTCTCAAAATAATCATGTAGCTGGTAGTTTGGTGGAAACCTCCACCTCTGGTGCATATTTGAAATCGTGGGTGGAACATGTAAAATGTTCGCTTGTAATATTACAAGAATATAAAATTCTGCCGTCTCGGAGTTCTTTATGATCTCCACCCATCAGAGGAGCTTCTTTACGTTAGTCTTACACCTCCAGGTTTCTAGGATTAACTTAAATAACGTCTGAAGTTTATACAAGCCAAAGAAATCCACGATCTTACGAGTAGGAGCCGCCTGAGCTCTCCTTGTTGGTTTCTGGACCTTTCTGATTATCTTCGTTTCCGTTGACTATAATTTTAAAGCGATGAACGTAATGCTTAGTCCTGGATTTTCAAGTACAACGTTACTGAGTATGTTTACTGTCTGTTACAATGTTACACTCACCATCGTTGGGATTGTTAATCGTCTCTCGTTAATAAAACCATCCTCTTGGTTAGAATgagtaattaaatattaaattttttttatattgttttaacatAGGTTTGTATGAAGTTTAACTTACTGGAGCCCAGAGGGAAGATCCTTTTTAAGGGGGTGTCTTTTGTTGGATGAAGATACATgccagtttaaccctttaagcgaGCAACACATTGCTAAAAGCTCGGGGTCAGACTAGGGAtaacgaggcagccctggcactttaaggccagtggacCACTAATGACATAATTGTGGCCATGgttttgcccagtgtgccagatggcctaGACATCTTATCTAGACTCCCAGTCTTTGGaccgtatatataatttatattgtacCAATATGGTCTTCATAAAGTACTTGTTGTGCATGTTTCGCGGACAGCTTATTTTATACTGggatgttaatgttttttatttatttatttttttcagctgaAGGAATGCTAACTACCTGCAAATACATATATCGGAGTACTTGTAGATAATTGCTTGAGTCCACGCAGACCAAACTACAATGACCACTGGCCTTACCGCTCAAGAAGTTCAAGTCCCACTGAAAAATGGGTTTCTGCACAATGATCGAACCATGATAAGTTCAAAGTCTTGCTGGACAAATCACAGTGAATATGAAAAGTAAGTTGGGATTCAGAATAGAATAAGTTGAACATCACTGTCCGCATCCCATCCGTGAgcgaaaaaaaactaaatcggGACTTCTGTATGAAAAGCGATTCTGGTGGAAAAGTCTTAATCATGGCAGCAGCTGGTGGAACGGACCTTCTGGCTTCAATGTTCCGTTGGTTATTCTCGTTACGATGACTTAAATTGGGAGAGCCAGTGTTAGTGTAATAAATTGGTAGTCTGTCCCCCACCTGTTTGCAAAATTTGCTTTTTCAGACTTTTTTCCATGAGCTTCGTGTTCTAGGTTCTAATTTTAATTGATCCAGAAtcgttttctatgttttttagtCTTGGCACATAGAAGAAATGTTCTTAAAGTTTAACAGTTATTAGAATCTATGCAGTGCTGTATCCGGTTACTAACAGCCCCATTAATGCCCTTTTGCAGTACATACTATGACATGGAACCCTTTTCTTTGACCTACGCATTGAAATCTCCTCCTCAGCAACATATAACATCTATTGGTAAGTGTTTCATTTTATCAACAAATATcttatatatcttatatttatacataatatatgggtctgttacttttaaaatgtttatttgctctaatgtctaattttttaaacattttattctttagGTCAAATGTCAAGGCCCGTCATAATGAATGAACACTGCTGTTCTGAAAACTGCATGAAGGCTCCATGGAAGAAATCCAACTTTCTTCATCTTGGCATACCTATTGTGGAAGGTTCCTCTACGCACTGTGAAGAAGACCAAGTTGTTCCTTCTTTTAAAAAGCTTTCGGTGAATGGCGGCTCTGGTTCCGAGAGGACCCCACCTCTTACGCCTGTTAAAAATGGACCACCGCAGTTTTACTCTATCCCAAGCAGTGATCGCAGTTGCCGACCGCTCCCTCCTCTCCCGATTTCCGAAGACCATTCACTGGACGACGCGGACAGCGAGGTCGAATTTTTAACAAGTTCTGAGACTGATTTGCTCATTCAGGACGGTAGATCGTTGCCGTTTAAATACGGGGGTCCGGGCAGGCGAAGCTTCAGGGGATGCGGGCAGATTAACTATGCATACTTCGAGTCGGCACCTGCAAGCAAGCCAGCGGATGAAAACCCCGTATCTAACCAAAACGGACGTGTACAAAGTTCCAAACCTCAAAAACCAGAGCAAAACCACAGGAAGCTAAGGCGATCTCATTCGGGACCAGCTGGATCTTACAATAAACCTGCCATTCGGGTATCAAATCATGCAAATAGGACTTCTCCTAATTCTGATGAAGACAAGCCTGAAGTTCCACCAAGGATTCCCATCCCTCCTAGATCATTAAAGCCTGATTACAGAAGGTGGTCAGCAGAGGTATCTTCAAACACATACAGTGATGAAGACAGACCTCCCAAAGTCCCTCCAAGGGAACCTCTCTCTAGAAGTAATTCCCGTACTCCTAGCCCAAAAAGTCTGCCATCGTACTTGTACGGGGTAATGCCCCCTACGCAGAGCTTCGCACCTGATCCAAAATACGTCAGCAGTAAAGCTCTCCAAAGACAAAATAGTGAAGGGTCTGCGAACAAGATCCCCTGTATATTACCCATTATGGAGCATGGGAAGAAGGCCAGTTCTACACATTATTATCTCCTTCCGGAGAGGCCTCCGTACCTTGACAGATATGAAAAGTATCTGACGGAAGCTAAGGACCCTGAGCCGAAAGCTCAGTCGTGGTCTAGTGACAGTGCTATATCTTCAGGTTTGCCAAAGCCAGACCTCAAGGAAAAAGCAGACCTCATTAACAATGCCAAACGCAAACTTCTAGCCGACGTCGTTTCACCGTAGGCTTTGGGAAGAACACCCAGGAAAAGGTCATCAAACATCACAGCTCACTAGGATGTTACATTTAATGTCGTCGTGCTCTGTTGtctgaaatacaaagaaaatattgaaCTCTTTATTCAAATAACGAGACTATTTTCTTAAAGGAAGCCGGTCTGAGGGCACACCGAGCCTGTTGAGTggatccttttttaaaaataatgttgaaGGCATtgtttcattaacataaatgtgATGGTTAGGAATCAGCTGAACAAAATAACCAGGGTGTTGCTGCTACATAACCCAGTAAGGTCTATTTTCTCAGCCAACCTTGCCTATCTCCTGACTCTAGAACGTTTAGTGGTTCTACCTTTGATTTCTTGCACAGAACCGAAGCTAGATTGGAGACGGCCATTGaggctttttagtttttttttttgttttttttaggtttaggAATCAGCATGGGTTAAGAGAGCCAGGACCCAACAAATTCCAGTTACAGCCatttgatatgtatatatagtgcagtatttctatagttttttttttgtcgtatTCATTATGTTACTTGCAGTTATCTAACGTCATTATTCTCAAAAATGAATCCTTCACGCTGAATAAGTGAATTCTAATTGAAAAAGTCCTAGGACCAAGACCAATCTGATTCTGGAATGTAATTCATTCTATCGCAAAGTGATTAACTTCTCGTCTCGTCACCGTTGCAAAAGACAGGTGGAAAATGATGAGAGAGGTTTGTAGTGCTAACAAGATTGGCCTCCCCTGCTTTTAAAGCTATTAATGTTCCTGATTGATGTAGCGCAAAGATGGAACGATTTGGAATTTTCACTGAAAGTTCTTAATTGGAATGGTCTTCATTCACCCACCCATTTAAGGACAACTGGCATACGCAATGGTTTGCCAACCTCTCCCTAATATGCTTTTGTTATTTAGTCCAAAGGAAGATTGATATGAAGAAAATCCAGTGTTCTAATTTTAAATCTATTTGGCGTATAAGTGTTTTTCCAAGATTGTCATTAAATTCACACTGCTTTTAGCTGTTCATTCCTACTTTGTTTTCATTCTTCGCTAGCGTGTTATTAATAGACGCGGAGCACAAGCTGGCCTTGTGTTGCTGTTATCTGTTCAGTATTTTTAGTTTTCCGTCGGCTTCCTATATTTCTTAAGCAAGTCTCAAAAAATCAGTGACGTGCAAGGTTTCGGAGAATCTTAACGAGGCTCTGGGACATTAGCAGTAAGCTGATTGCCAAGGTTAACAATGGGGTTATGTATGTACATTCGCATGTGTGCTTATAGTTCagatacttacacacagtcacatataCGGTTTCTTAATTTAAACCTTTTAATCTTAGAAACAGGTTCCAAACATTAATGAGGCTCATATAATAATTAGAACTGAATGGCTGCGtgtgaatttttttaaattttatcttTAGTGTAGAATTATGTGATTTCACAGATTTATTCTTATAATACATACAGTAAAATCTCAGATATCGTACGCATGCTTACTTTAGGACATGAATTtgagaaaacattttatatacaggtcatgttattttgtatctGTGTGTCATTTGCCTCTGTTtttcaattaaccccttcaaggcCCTATGGATATGCCATTAGATTCTGAGAAAGGTGTCAAGATTGTTGCCCTTGTAGACGACCTGAGCGTACGCATTGAGATCAGGAGTGCAGGGCTGTGGATGCCTGTTTCTAGATCATCAGCGTGCTGGGAGATCAAAAGGAGAAACAATAAATTCCAGAAAAATAGTAATGCCTAGAAgaagtaagaaaaataaattaaaaaaaaatagggtacAATGGCAATGTCACcatagacaaaaataaatgtttagtaATTTACTTtctactttaatatttttaattatatatatatttataaacccataaatatgatttcaaaagagtttttcctaaaataaataaaaaaactgccaTGTTAGATAGTACACTAAAAGCAGAAATAGAGTCCCGGTTTAACAAATATATGGTaaaaaattacagcaaaaaatCTCTAGTTTTGTCtttagtatattaaaaaaataaaaaataaaaaaaaatttgtcttTGAAGGATTAAAAGGAAAACGAATCTGCATAATCTATCTGAgattttactgtgtgtgtttgtatataaataCGCGATTGCCAAAGGAGGCCACTTTACTGAATCCGTGCCCAATCTCATTTAACCCATTTGTGCCTGGGGATTGTTGGAGAGAATGACCCATTTGTATGAGAGTGTTtagagttaaaaaataactaaatattaaaaaaaaaataaaaaatctaatcttTTATGTATTTAGGAAACAGATATGGGCCAAACAggaggtttaaccccttaaggacaatgggcggcccctaaacccattaaaaacaatgcatttttagcccgtacatgtacgggtttgtcattaaggggttaaagtctttTTAGTGGCAGAATGATACATAGCGGAGTGGAGTGAGTTTCTCGGCCTCTCTGGCACTTAAAGTTAAcaacttttttaaattcatttttatcttTCCAATGGTAGGTTTGTGCTTgcgtctttttatttttattttataacaaagCTTCTTTCTGTATGTGTATTCGTAGGCTGCTTTTCCACTTTAGATCTAGTGGGAGGAAAAAATGGGGTGGAAAATAGCAGTTTTCTTTCCTCCATCTCATAGGctgtataaatgtttgtaacGGAAGAGGTGCTGCTGGTTGACCCGTTCAGTGccataaggggggggggttgagatGCCCCCTCTTTAGAGGGGTGGAATTTGCTGTCTCTGGCgcacaaggggttaaaaacaggtACAATGTTGTATTTTGTCTGTTCATAATCCGGTGATACACAAATACTGTTTACAGTTTGAAACTGATATGTatggtgtgaaaaaaacaaaaacctattATTTAAGTTaccatatttcttatttttttaatacaaaactaAATGAAGGTATAAATGTTATGTTAGCGCAAATGCACTGATATTACTGCATATGTACAGTATTTGACAAGGAATGATTTTgctcattttgttgtttttggatAATACTGTGTGTTATCATGTCTTGAAAATTAATAAAGCTATAATCTTATTTATGACACATTTTTAACTGTGCCTGTTGCCTTTTTTAACATAGAAATTATGGTTCCATTTTTATTGGCGTGATGGAGCCCTGAGTGCATGGGGCAGGGGGTGGTAAGAGGCTTATGAGGAACCTACCTGCAACTCTGCATGTAACCACCAGGGTGTCTACAGTAATAAGCGTCTTATGCAACAAGTACACcatgactggatcctttttTAAATGCCCTTTTCCTGAATGTGGTGCAGACATAATGCACATTCTGGGTTTTGCCTCATTGTTTTGAGCCGCCATGTTGCCAGCTCGTTGCCAAGGCTGATGGTTGGCAGCCGCCCTCCTGCCAACTCTTATTTCTTTTAACGATTTAGGtgtaattaataaaattgtcggaactgattttttttttttttacatgtacagCGTCGTATCTGTGGGTTCCAGCGTCATACATGCCATATCTCTCGCCACGTGGGATTTCATAACTAAAGAGACAACGAGGACGCGCAATAGACGGCATTCCAGCGTGACGCTTCTTGATTGATCAATATGGTAATCGGAACGATTACACCCATGGCAACCAGCTAAATGTTGCTGCAGATTGAATTtatccactggttgctatggtgatgagaccacaaataaaaatacaaatatctaCGTGACGAAAATAGGAGCACTGGCAGGACTTCACATTAaagcacaaaaatgttttaccatCTCAACATTTCGGTCTCCTACACGGAGCCTTCATCAGCACATACCATACGATGGTACTTTAACACGCAGTCTTCAACATAAAAGAAGGGCTacagtagaagctgcagctctgcagttGCTCTTCTTTCCtggaagcagccaatgagtgataGGAAAGCACGCCCGGCGGTCGGCACATGAAAACGGGGGTCTGAAAACACCCCGGCCCACGGTGTTCGTAGGGCACGGATACAAAATAGATGGGGGgagggcaaatatatatatataaggggggCTCTGCGTTTGCAAGATGGACGCCATTAGCATTAAAAGGGACCTCTCCTCTTTAAAGTGTATTAATTTGTTACCTGTAAAAGACGCCTTCGCCCAGCAGAGGCTCGGAGTGACGTTTATTTacatggtgtgtgtatatattttctaaCTACACGTCTCAGGCACTCAGCTGTTAACGCTTACACAAAAAGCAGGATGGTTTTGTCATCACGATTATCCACCTAGGGGTGCGGGCTTTTAATGAGATTACACCAGAATGGGTGTTACGTTCATCAGAAATAAGAAGTACCTCCCTGCCGTGGTGCAATAAATGCTCACACCCCGCTCCGGCTCGGCCGGGACAGTCTGTATGTAGAGCGGCCAGGAGCGTGTTCAGCATGGCGTGACATTCATGCAACAAAGGGACACCTGACACGCATTCATATGACAGATGAGCGGCCCCTTTAAATTAcccccccatatgtatttgcccctttctctgCCCCCCCAGCTAGTTGGCTTGCAGGAGACGTGGTCAGCGCTGCCCCATCTGCACCAGAAAGACTGCTAATTCTGTTAATACGTATCACGCCGTAAGTGAGAGTTTAAGTATCGTGCCTCTCCGGGccagactggggtaaaaaaatggCCCCGGCCCTTTAAGGCTAGTGGGCGATAATAACGTACGTGCTGGACACGTGTGTATCCTGCCCCGCGTGACGGGGGTCTGCCACAGAAATGGCGATAACCATACATAGGAGGCGCCATTTTGTCTTCTTTGCCCAATGGCCATTCCATTTCTTGCTGCTAATTACCCTCGATATGTTTAACACGGTGCTTTTCTCCACTGGTTACAACATCTCATACACCGCCGGTGTGTTTCATAAACTTTCCATTATGCAAGCGGCATGGCTGGCACTCACGCGGATGAACTTTCATTGAAGTAGGTGTATCCGGTGGCTCTTTGTAGCTGCCTAGATAGATGCACACCCAAGGGACCAGAATTACTCAccttaaatgaatattcaacATTAAAGGTCCTTAAATCTGGACAAACCACTCGCTGTATAGCCTGCGCctcaatttataaatattaattacaaaaaatttaatatttatttttatgctgaATTGCTtggtttaaattttatttagggaaataagaaaaaaaatatatataaaaaaaaaaacctgatgatAATCCATAAATCAGGACAGTATCTACactgattgtttttttaaatcttaaattcCCGTTAGGCTAATGGTTTGTTCCGTGCCTATGGCCTCTTACGACAAACAGGAAGTAAGACGTGACAAACAGGCACTTCCTATAACATAGATCACaacttgtaatattatgatCGTAAGGTAGGCGCTAGTCTGGAGGAGGCATGATTAGCTCCTCAGGGGTGGGGCTAACAGCACACCACCAAGCCACAGGAGGGCTAAGCCTTCCCAGTGTGTAAATAAGCCCCACGTGCGGCTAACCATAAGAACCCCCAGCTGCCCCTTTTTGTCCTGGACAGGGCTGGGTTCTCTGTAAGACAGACTGAGTTTGTGTTCCATTTAAAAATGGGAGAGGCTTCCTGTTAGCTCCTCCCATTTCAGAGCATGACTTGCCTATATCCAGGCACACCCTACACGTTTTTATCGTTATCTGTTTTTAAGGGATTCCCACCCATTTTCCACTTATACCTCGCCCGTAAAACCTGTATATATCATAAATCAACGGTggcggttaaaaaaaaaataagacttcaattatttaatttaaactctTGTGGAATTGCTAATGATTATagatacagcgctgcggaatatgatggcgatatacaaagcaataaataagaaataatgcAGCATTGCTTATACATATCCCCAGTGAATGGGGCCATGTGCTCATTCTATCCTAAGCTATGTAAAAATCTATACAGTACGCTCCAACTCTACGATACGCCTCTATGGGGAAATAAAAGCTATTAAAATAATACGTATTCATCTTTGGTAATTAGCAAATTAGACACACCTCACCTCATTATAAAGAAATGAATGAAGCTGATGtaatattgtggtctggctcaacacaataaaaaaaaaactccttgaAAATCTCCACCATGTTTTTCCCCTGATTACTTTGGAAATTCTGCAATCTTTAGTGATTATGTCAGCATAAACCAATACTATTTGACTCTTTacgttaaatataaaaatgcaaatctAACCTGTGAATTTGATTTTGATGTAGCAATATCTCCCCCTGCTGGGCAGTCGGCGTACTTCAGCTAGactttctaaaagaaaaatattcaatatgGAAAACATATTAATTGTCTCAATAAACATGTGATGTTGGATTTATTACAACATGAAATTTAATTTCAACCAGCCCTTGATCTATAGATCCggaaccatatgcctatcccgtgcAGGTTTAAATACCCTTACTCTGTCCATCTGCCACCATCTTAGGAAAGTAAATAAGGTGTGAGTGCGAACACACATAAGATgacattttccaaaaatgtacattagGATCTTTAGAtccattaaaattatatgaaAGCGATCAGGAATCCAgcacagatggggttaatgttgtaaatgactattatagCTGGAAGCAGATGttaaatggaatctcttcagGGGCGTCCAGAGgtcctttatcattcccatcactcctgtgttccaatggccctttatcactcccatcactcctgtgttccaatggccctgtatcactcccatcactcctgggttccaatggccctttatcactcccatcactcctgtgttccaatggccctttatcactcccatcactcctgcgttccaatggcccttaatcactcccatcactcctgggttccaatgaccctttatcactcccatcactcctgtgttccaatggccctgtatcactcccatcactcctgggttccaatggccctttatcactcccatcactcctgtgttccaatggccctttatcactcccatcactcctgcgttccaatggcacgttgtgttcgctgatccaagtttacgtTTAAAAGTCTAATTGATCGTTTGAAAACCCttctgcaattatgttacagccagaaacgtccttgttttccatgaaaacagctcagtgaccccaaacctctGAACGGTAGCGTTTGCAGCAGATCAGCTGTAAGTGCGATGGGTCAGTACAGGTCCCCTTTTGCCCGGTCCCAAAACCTGTAGATGAATCTCTATAAGCTCTTAGTGGATGGGTGCGACTGCCACACACATTCTCTGGGGCCTTCATTATACAAAAGcattataataatgttattaaataacAAGTAACGCTATGGTTACATCGTTTAACAGGTTTATAATTAGACGGTGTTAAAAAAGGAAGCCCAAATTATTTTTCCTTAGGGGCCCCTCCTGTTCATACATCTATGGCTAACTTGGATGAGATCCAGACTCCAGAAAGAATCTTAACACTGACCAACGTCTAAATAGTACAAACTATCTGCAGTATCTCCGTTTCcaattgtttaatttattaaccaCACCGACAACTTGGTCTATGGATCAGgcgagttttattttttttattttcgcaTTTGCCAAAACATCGCTCTCGCTCATTAAGTGCCATTCAGTTTATGTTGCTCAAAAGCTTAATTTCGGATCGCCAAGCAAACCTTATTTGATGGAACAGACGGTTGTGAGTTCATACAGTATGAGAATAAGTGCTTTAAAGACAGGAGACAGAACTCTTACTAGAACTCTCCGCTATAAGGACTACTAAGTGCAAGATTTGGGGCTAAGGGTCCACGGCTCCGTTAATCTTTCAGTACCAAGGGAGCCTTGACTTGATCGGCCACTTCACGCCCGAGTAAGCTTTCCACGATTGCCAGGGCAAACTCAAAGCTGGTACCGGGGCCGCGGCTGGTGATAAAATGCTCATCCTTCTCCACTCGGTTCTCGGAGTACTTATAATGCTCTATAAAGAGAAAACACAGACCCGATTAAGCTTAATAAGCGCAGGCGCACTGATTAACTTAGAAAGCCACATTTATCCAGGAGATAGTTGCCAAGCTGGTAATATTCATGGATGTGTTAGAGTTTGCAGACACCTTGGACACGCGCACTGCAGTCATCCAGACTTAAACCACGCTGGGCAAACCCGGCTCTCTTACCTCCGCTCATCATTTTGTCCTTAGCCAGGGGGTGCGTGGTGACACGTCTTCCAAAACCTATCCCGTGGGCCAGCAACGCCGTAGGTCCTGCAACACAGAACAGATACTTTCATGAGAAAAGGCAGCAAAGAGTTAATCACCAGGCTCCCGCTGATCGGAGGAGCTTGCGTTTTACCTGCGCAAATTGCTGCAATGAGCCCTTTCTTGGAGTCCTGCTCTGTAAGCACTTCCTTCACCGCCGGAGACTACAtccacataaaaagaaaaagaaaaaagcctattaaaaaaaggaacccAACCATCCCAACGCGAGCAGAGAATAAAAATTATATGCAGATATCGATATGGCCCGGTGCCATTACCCCACTTGGACCTGCGGATTTAAAGTTCTAGCCAAGTCCGTCTtatgtaacacacactcacacacgctAACAGTCCCATTACACATACTGGAAGCGTGTGACGTCCGTTACAATGAATCATAGCAGAAGGGTCAATGGTtctctttaaagggacagtaacgcTTTTTTATGGTAATCAGCGACACAAAAGCTGTTTGCATCATCGATTCCAGTCTTTCCGCTTCCTAATTTCCGTCCTCCGATGCAGCCTCCGCTCGGGATCGGCCCGAGATGTTCCTCGTTCGAGCCGTCGGCGATCCGCTCCGCCAGGCGGGCTAACGTGCCGTTCCAGGACAGCAGAGCGTTCTCCGACGAAGACTCTCAGACCAAGTTCAACGAAATGAacttcttttaaaatgtatttacctcCGATAAATTCTGGGCGCCGAGATTACCTCCGGGAAGGACCACCACATCATATGGGCCCTACgaagaaaaacatacagaaaaatgtCACCTAAACGGATAAAAAAACCCGAAATACCCAACATTATTGCTctgtttattttactgagaggagCTGAAATCCAAGACAGGCCTGACTATT
This window of the Spea bombifrons isolate aSpeBom1 chromosome 12, aSpeBom1.2.pri, whole genome shotgun sequence genome carries:
- the ERRFI1 gene encoding ERBB receptor feedback inhibitor 1, producing the protein MTTGLTAQEVQVPLKNGFLHNDRTMISSKSCWTNHSEYENTYYDMEPFSLTYALKSPPQQHITSIGQMSRPVIMNEHCCSENCMKAPWKKSNFLHLGIPIVEGSSTHCEEDQVVPSFKKLSVNGGSGSERTPPLTPVKNGPPQFYSIPSSDRSCRPLPPLPISEDHSLDDADSEVEFLTSSETDLLIQDGRSLPFKYGGPGRRSFRGCGQINYAYFESAPASKPADENPVSNQNGRVQSSKPQKPEQNHRKLRRSHSGPAGSYNKPAIRVSNHANRTSPNSDEDKPEVPPRIPIPPRSLKPDYRRWSAEVSSNTYSDEDRPPKVPPREPLSRSNSRTPSPKSLPSYLYGVMPPTQSFAPDPKYVSSKALQRQNSEGSANKIPCILPIMEHGKKASSTHYYLLPERPPYLDRYEKYLTEAKDPEPKAQSWSSDSAISSGLPKPDLKEKADLINNAKRKLLADVVSP
- the PARK7 gene encoding Parkinson disease protein 7 translates to MAAKRALVILAKGAEEMETVIPTDVMRRAGIKVTVAGLTGKDPVLCSRDVLICPDMSLEEARGQGPYDVVVLPGGNLGAQNLSESPAVKEVLTEQDSKKGLIAAICAGPTALLAHGIGFGRRVTTHPLAKDKMMSGEHYKYSENRVEKDEHFITSRGPGTSFEFALAIVESLLGREVADQVKAPLVLKD